The following proteins are co-located in the Deinococcus metallilatus genome:
- a CDS encoding chemotaxis protein CheB, which yields MPQFPVVVVGASAGGVEPLKEVVAALPPDFPGAVFVVLHIPPYSPSHLPHILSQAGPLPALHPEDGEPVLPGHIYVAPPDHHLLVEGNQVGVKNGPKENRFRPSVDALFRSAAYTCGAGVIGVVLSGVLDDGASGLWTVKRRGGLTVVQDPADAQFDSMPVSALEYVDVDYSLPAAEIGGLLAGLVGAGPSPEAEVPMSEEENRQLEVEVQIAAGGHALRLGLTDLGQPSPFSCPECQGVLYTLKDGTVTRFRCHTGHAYSMEALLTEVSEDIEGKLYQTLRAMEEGVMLLRRMGEQAVQAGDTGNAAHLLEKVRQVERQSELLQRLTQQAVQSRLDDVLPSSD from the coding sequence ATGCCGCAGTTTCCCGTCGTGGTCGTCGGCGCTTCCGCCGGGGGGGTCGAGCCTCTCAAGGAGGTGGTGGCCGCCCTGCCGCCGGACTTTCCGGGAGCGGTGTTCGTCGTGCTGCACATTCCGCCGTACAGCCCCAGTCACCTGCCGCACATCCTCAGCCAGGCCGGGCCCCTTCCGGCGCTCCATCCCGAGGACGGGGAACCTGTCCTGCCGGGCCACATCTACGTGGCGCCCCCCGACCACCACCTGCTGGTCGAGGGGAATCAGGTGGGGGTGAAGAACGGCCCCAAGGAAAACCGCTTCCGGCCCTCGGTGGACGCCCTGTTCCGCTCGGCGGCCTACACCTGCGGCGCGGGCGTGATCGGCGTGGTGCTGTCCGGCGTGCTGGATGACGGGGCGTCGGGTCTGTGGACGGTCAAGCGCCGGGGCGGCCTCACCGTGGTGCAGGACCCGGCGGACGCGCAGTTTGACTCCATGCCCGTCAGTGCCCTGGAGTATGTGGACGTGGACTACTCGCTGCCCGCCGCCGAGATCGGTGGGCTGCTCGCGGGCCTGGTGGGCGCGGGGCCGTCCCCTGAGGCGGAGGTTCCCATGAGTGAGGAAGAGAACAGGCAACTGGAGGTGGAGGTGCAGATCGCGGCGGGTGGGCACGCGCTGAGGCTGGGGCTGACGGACCTGGGGCAGCCCTCGCCCTTCTCCTGCCCGGAGTGCCAGGGGGTGCTGTACACCCTGAAGGACGGCACCGTGACGCGCTTCCGCTGCCACACCGGGCATGCGTACAGCATGGAAGCCCTGCTGACGGAGGTCAGTGAGGACATCGAGGGGAAGCTGTACCAGACGCTGCGTGCGATGGAAGAAGGGGTGATGCTCCTGCGCCGCATGGGGGAACAGGCCGTGCAGGCAGGCGACACCGGAAACGCCGCCCACCTGCTGGAAAAGGTGCGGCAGGTGGAGCGTCAGAGCGAGCTGCTCCAGCGGCTGACCCAGCAGGCGGTGCAGTCCCGGCTGGACGATGTGCTGCCCAGTTCCGACTGA
- a CDS encoding chemotaxis protein CheB: MEAPHVVVIGGSAGALRGLLDIVRHLPLDFPAAVLVVIHLSPDYPSRLPRLLNDAGPLEARNAQSGEAAEPGRIYVAPPDHHLLLQRGKLRVSRGPRENRARPSIDVLFRSAAYASGPGVTGVLLSGMLDDGTSGLWAIKHLGGYAIVQHPEEAEFPSMPLSAVQRVEVDDILPAREIGPRLAQQVGRAAAQGTGGHRERKAMNEQDRHRLEVELGVASEDNAFEGGVLNPGPMSTFTCPECHGAMVKIQEGRTLRFRCHTGHAFTSAALLSELRESVEATLWSSVRALDENVMLLEHLAKHFAEAGEPIQGEVFRREAAQARERSRTVRGVALQAGEHQEELLRAARGAELKDEMEEQAG; encoded by the coding sequence ATGGAAGCGCCACACGTGGTGGTCATAGGCGGTTCGGCCGGTGCGCTGCGTGGCCTGCTCGACATCGTCCGGCATCTGCCGCTCGACTTTCCCGCCGCGGTGCTCGTCGTGATTCACCTCTCGCCGGACTACCCCAGCCGCCTCCCGCGCCTCCTGAACGACGCCGGGCCGCTGGAAGCCCGGAACGCGCAGAGCGGGGAAGCTGCCGAGCCGGGCCGCATCTATGTGGCACCGCCGGACCATCACCTGCTCCTCCAGCGGGGAAAGCTGCGGGTTTCCCGCGGCCCCCGGGAGAACCGCGCCCGGCCCTCCATCGACGTGCTGTTCCGCTCGGCGGCCTACGCCTCTGGCCCGGGCGTCACGGGCGTGCTGCTCAGCGGCATGCTGGACGACGGCACCTCGGGGCTGTGGGCGATCAAGCACCTCGGCGGCTACGCCATCGTGCAGCACCCGGAGGAAGCCGAGTTCCCCTCCATGCCCCTGAGCGCCGTGCAGCGCGTGGAGGTCGACGACATCCTGCCCGCACGCGAGATCGGCCCGCGGCTCGCCCAGCAGGTGGGCCGGGCCGCCGCGCAGGGAACGGGCGGGCACAGGGAGAGAAAGGCCATGAACGAACAGGATCGGCACCGGCTGGAAGTGGAACTGGGCGTGGCCTCCGAGGACAACGCCTTTGAGGGCGGCGTCCTGAACCCGGGGCCGATGTCCACCTTCACCTGCCCCGAGTGCCACGGGGCGATGGTCAAAATCCAGGAAGGCCGCACGCTCCGCTTCCGCTGCCACACCGGGCACGCCTTCACGTCAGCCGCCCTGCTCTCCGAGCTGCGCGAGTCGGTCGAGGCAACCCTGTGGAGCTCGGTGCGCGCCCTCGACGAGAACGTGATGCTGCTCGAACACCTCGCCAAACATTTCGCCGAGGCCGGGGAACCCATTCAGGGGGAGGTCTTCCGCCGCGAGGCCGCGCAGGCGAGGGAACGCTCGCGCACTGTGCGCGGTGTGGCCCTGCAAGCCGGTGAACACCAGGAGGAACTGCTCCGGGCCGCCCGGGGCGCTGAGCTGAAGGATGAGATGGAGGAGCAAGCGGGCTGA
- a CDS encoding glutamate ligase domain-containing protein, with amino-acid sequence MTAGPDYDWLYSRTRAGRERGPEGARALLDHLGSPDARFSCIRVIGTNGKGSTCAMLEAGLLASGVRTGRFTSPHLQHYEERIRVNGQDLGPARTAAFVDWARVHAPDAAFFDLTLALACRVFAEDGVKVAVMEAGVGGVSDATQALNNVQAVALTNVDLDHVATLGPTLRDIARDKARAARPGVPLLTTATGEALAVVREVAAEVQAPLFTPDSHPALFALPHPPALAGAHQQANAALAAATLRTLGYGSGVEAALSATHPARLERFEVEGKTILLDGAHNPHATRALAASVPHADVLLFGNLARKDTAATLAPLLAVAPVRVFTAPGDLATSPAELAARHGGQSVPYPQEALAHALALTPPGGTLLVAGSLYLAGTVRGLLTAP; translated from the coding sequence ATGACCGCTGGCCCGGACTACGACTGGCTGTACTCGCGCACCCGGGCGGGACGCGAGCGGGGGCCGGAGGGGGCGCGCGCGTTGCTGGACCACCTCGGTTCACCGGACGCGCGGTTTTCCTGCATCCGTGTGATTGGCACCAACGGCAAGGGCAGCACCTGCGCGATGCTGGAAGCCGGACTGCTCGCCTCGGGGGTGCGGACGGGCCGTTTTACCAGCCCCCACCTCCAGCACTACGAGGAACGCATCCGGGTGAACGGCCAGGACCTCGGCCCGGCCCGCACCGCCGCCTTTGTCGACTGGGCGCGGGTCCATGCGCCGGACGCGGCCTTTTTCGACCTCACCCTCGCCCTGGCCTGCCGGGTGTTTGCGGAAGACGGCGTGAAGGTCGCGGTGATGGAAGCCGGGGTGGGCGGCGTCTCGGACGCGACCCAGGCGCTGAACAACGTCCAGGCGGTCGCCCTGACCAATGTGGACCTCGACCATGTCGCCACCCTGGGGCCGACCCTGCGCGACATCGCCCGCGACAAGGCGCGCGCCGCCCGGCCCGGCGTGCCCCTGCTGACCACCGCGACCGGCGAGGCGCTGGCGGTGGTGCGCGAGGTGGCGGCGGAGGTCCAGGCGCCCCTCTTCACGCCGGACAGCCACCCGGCCCTGTTCGCCCTCCCCCACCCGCCCGCGCTGGCAGGCGCACACCAGCAGGCGAACGCGGCGCTGGCCGCCGCCACCCTCCGCACGCTGGGCTATGGAAGCGGGGTGGAGGCCGCCCTGAGCGCCACCCACCCCGCTCGCCTGGAACGCTTCGAGGTGGAAGGCAAAACCATTCTGCTCGACGGCGCCCACAACCCGCACGCCACGCGCGCCCTGGCCGCCAGCGTGCCGCACGCGGACGTGCTGCTGTTCGGGAACCTGGCCCGCAAGGACACTGCCGCAACCCTCGCGCCCCTGCTGGCCGTGGCGCCCGTGCGGGTGTTCACCGCGCCCGGTGACCTCGCCACGTCCCCAGCCGAACTCGCCGCCCGGCATGGCGGGCAGAGCGTCCCCTACCCGCAGGAGGCGCTGGCCCACGCCCTCGCCCTCACGCCGCCCGGCGGAACGCTGCTGGTGGCCGGGAGCCTCTACCTCGCGGGAACGGTACGCGGCCTGCTGACGGCCCCTTGA